Proteins encoded by one window of Dyella humicola:
- a CDS encoding ABC transporter permease, producing MNLRRLWAIMLKELRQLRRDRITLAMIMGIPILQLILFGYAINLNLRNLPAAVADQAQTAGSRAAIQDLLASGVIAPHATAQSPQQLVELLREGRITVGIAVPPDFERRKLDGREAIQVMVDGSDNVVQSAAAQLAQYPLNQPDNFHARAETPISVVSFYNPERRSPVNIVPGLVGVILTMTMVLFTAVAIVRETERGNMELLITTPVSRTELMIGKVLPYAAIGLVQTSVVLLLGVWLFRVPIRGSLWDVYMAASLLILANLSLGLLISTRAKSQFQAMQMTFFVFLPSILLSGFMFPYAGMPPLAQWIAELLPLTHFMRLIRGIMLRGAPLGDLWPDSLALAVFIAVMLTLAIRLFHKRLD from the coding sequence GTGAACCTGCGCCGCCTGTGGGCCATCATGCTCAAAGAGCTGCGCCAGCTGCGGCGGGACCGCATCACGCTGGCGATGATCATGGGCATACCGATCCTGCAGCTGATCCTGTTTGGCTATGCCATCAATCTGAACCTGCGCAACCTGCCCGCTGCCGTCGCCGACCAGGCGCAGACCGCCGGTTCGCGGGCCGCCATCCAGGATCTGCTGGCCAGCGGCGTCATCGCACCGCATGCCACGGCGCAGAGCCCGCAACAGCTGGTCGAGCTGCTGCGCGAAGGCCGCATTACCGTCGGCATTGCGGTGCCGCCGGATTTCGAGCGACGCAAGCTTGATGGCCGCGAGGCGATCCAGGTGATGGTGGACGGCAGCGACAATGTAGTGCAGTCGGCAGCCGCACAACTGGCGCAATACCCGCTCAACCAGCCCGACAACTTCCACGCGCGGGCCGAGACGCCGATCAGCGTGGTCAGCTTCTACAACCCCGAGCGACGCTCACCGGTGAACATCGTGCCCGGACTGGTGGGAGTCATCCTCACCATGACCATGGTGCTGTTCACCGCCGTAGCCATCGTGCGCGAAACCGAGCGCGGCAATATGGAACTGCTCATCACCACACCGGTAAGCCGCACCGAATTGATGATCGGCAAGGTGCTGCCGTACGCTGCCATCGGCCTGGTGCAGACCAGCGTGGTGCTTTTGCTTGGCGTGTGGCTGTTCCGCGTACCGATACGCGGCAGCCTTTGGGATGTCTACATGGCGGCCAGCCTGCTGATCCTGGCCAATCTGTCGCTGGGCCTGCTGATTTCCACACGGGCGAAATCGCAGTTCCAGGCCATGCAGATGACGTTTTTCGTGTTCCTGCCGTCGATCCTGCTGTCGGGCTTCATGTTTCCCTACGCCGGCATGCCGCCGTTGGCGCAATGGATTGCCGAGCTATTGCCACTGACCCATTTCATGCGTCTGATTCGCGGCATCATGCTGCGCGGCGCGCCGCTGGGCGACTTGTGGCCGGATAGTCTCGCGCTCGCTGTTTTTATCGCGGTCATGCTGACGTTGGCCATCAGGTTGTTCCATAAGCGGCTGGACTAG
- a CDS encoding HlyD family secretion protein, whose translation MEADRPTHLRHHARHFLLPAMLLLAACQPAPPHVLGTIEFDRITLPAPAAEHIVQIDVREGQFVPAGKRIMQLETTRTRAALESAQADLRQQKQALLELQHGPREEQIRQARATLVGAQAQARDANTYYQRLSALAKQQFVSAADLDRARASSGNADAAVSADRAALDQLLNGSRAEDIAQARALVASAEATANSRAVDLEKLDLITPRNVRVDSLPYKLGDQAQPGTPLVILLASDTPYARVYVPAALRTSVKVGDPAVVTLQDGKHRFQGTVRMIRSEPTFTPYYALSGDDATRLSYLAEIALGQDAKDLPQGFPVSAVFPGKQGHD comes from the coding sequence ATGGAAGCTGATCGTCCCACTCATCTGCGACATCACGCGCGGCACTTCCTGCTGCCGGCCATGCTCCTGCTGGCCGCCTGCCAGCCCGCACCGCCACACGTATTGGGCACCATCGAGTTCGACCGCATCACCCTGCCCGCGCCCGCCGCCGAGCACATCGTGCAGATCGACGTGCGCGAGGGTCAGTTCGTGCCTGCCGGCAAGCGCATCATGCAACTGGAAACCACGCGCACGCGCGCCGCGCTGGAGTCGGCCCAGGCGGACCTGCGACAGCAAAAACAGGCGTTGCTCGAACTCCAGCATGGGCCCCGTGAGGAACAGATCCGTCAGGCGCGCGCCACCCTGGTTGGCGCACAGGCCCAGGCTCGCGATGCGAATACCTACTACCAGCGATTGTCCGCGCTGGCCAAGCAGCAGTTCGTGTCTGCCGCGGATCTCGACCGCGCCCGTGCTTCGTCCGGCAATGCCGATGCGGCGGTCAGCGCCGATCGCGCCGCACTCGATCAGCTGCTCAACGGTTCGCGCGCCGAGGACATTGCGCAAGCGCGTGCCTTGGTCGCCTCCGCGGAGGCGACCGCCAACTCGCGAGCTGTCGACCTGGAAAAGCTGGACCTGATCACCCCACGCAATGTGCGCGTGGACAGCCTGCCCTACAAGCTCGGCGACCAGGCCCAACCGGGCACGCCGCTGGTGATCCTGCTGGCCAGCGACACGCCTTATGCGCGCGTATACGTGCCGGCAGCGCTGCGTACTTCGGTAAAAGTGGGCGACCCGGCCGTGGTCACCTTGCAGGATGGCAAGCACAGGTTTCAAGGCACCGTGCGCATGATCCGCAGCGAACCCACGTTTACGCCGTACTACGCGCTCAGCGGCGACGACGCCACGCGGCTGAGCTATCTGGCGGAAATCGCGCTGGGACAGGACGCCAAGGACCTGCCCCAGGGTTTCCCTGTGTCGGCGGTGTTCCCCGGGAAGCAGGGGCATGACTGA
- a CDS encoding ABC transporter ATP-binding protein, whose protein sequence is MHASGLTKRFGQLVAVNAVNLDVPRACVYGFLGPNGSGKSTTIRMLCGLLTPSEGEIDVLGLRIPQQAEQLKRRIGYMTQKFSLFDDLSVRENLEFLATVQGLPRHQGKVRVDELLKRYRLDDRTEQLAGTLSGGQKQRLALAGAIVHKPELLFLDEPTSAVDPESRRDFWEKLFELADDGTTILVSTHYMDEAERCHRLAILDNGNLVADGTPKELTAKLQGRTFLIHANAPRKVKEALQDQPDVLSVAQIGNELRVLLRHSNEHVDDIKRRLQRISPLIDLESVTPNLEDVFVVATRRREEQPA, encoded by the coding sequence ATCCATGCAAGCGGGCTGACCAAACGCTTCGGACAGCTGGTCGCCGTCAATGCAGTGAACCTGGATGTGCCGCGCGCCTGCGTGTATGGCTTTCTTGGCCCGAATGGTTCGGGCAAGTCCACCACCATCCGCATGCTGTGCGGCCTGCTGACGCCTAGCGAGGGCGAGATCGACGTGCTCGGCCTGCGCATCCCGCAGCAGGCGGAGCAGCTCAAGCGGCGTATCGGTTACATGACGCAGAAATTCTCGCTGTTCGACGATTTGTCGGTGCGCGAGAACCTGGAATTTCTCGCCACCGTGCAGGGGCTGCCGCGCCACCAAGGCAAGGTCCGCGTGGATGAGCTGCTCAAGCGTTATCGCCTGGACGACCGCACTGAGCAGCTCGCCGGCACGCTCAGCGGCGGACAGAAGCAACGCCTGGCGCTGGCCGGCGCTATCGTGCACAAGCCGGAGCTGCTGTTTCTCGACGAACCCACGAGCGCGGTCGATCCCGAGTCGCGTCGCGACTTCTGGGAAAAGCTGTTCGAACTCGCCGACGATGGCACCACCATTCTCGTCTCCACCCACTACATGGACGAAGCCGAGCGCTGCCATCGCCTGGCCATCCTCGACAATGGCAACCTGGTTGCCGATGGCACGCCGAAGGAGCTCACCGCAAAATTGCAGGGACGCACGTTCCTGATTCACGCCAATGCGCCACGCAAGGTGAAGGAGGCGCTGCAGGACCAGCCGGACGTGCTGAGCGTCGCGCAGATCGGCAATGAACTTCGCGTGCTGCTGCGCCACAGCAACGAACATGTCGATGACATCAAGCGGCGGCTGCAGCGCATCAGCCCGCTGATCGATCTGGAAAGCGTCACGCCCAATCTGGAAGACGTGTTCGTCGTCGCCACGCGCAGACGCGAGGAGCAGCCCGCGTGA